Proteins found in one Ptychodera flava strain L36383 chromosome 3, AS_Pfla_20210202, whole genome shotgun sequence genomic segment:
- the LOC139129625 gene encoding carbohydrate sulfotransferase 1-like, which yields MESTVKKPVLLLLACLTMTSCIILFNRAYNSPYRVAANRYAWSHLFVSGNTTATRSRTVPPQISVCPTSTPRKHVLFIAKARTGSTFIGELFNQNPNVFYLFEPLRVVPDMVKIDAIPEMYRGDMSAELLNSFYHCDFLTYYVYQIQRWGLAISESKALQKMCKRYKRCTKVSISDLKEECLKYDVMVIKSIRVEDLNHLMPLLHKDCFDFKVVLLARDPRAVASSRKYFKHRKRVQETLYKLAIAKPLNDTTTQLHPDNVHDYCKWLGRNLAVFRNAPSWARRRIVVLRYEDVVTNVTQKVLELYETFGIKATENVLKWIAKNTQSKENAKRGSMQTKRNSTSTALAWRSDLSMDDVKLVQSACSDVMQQLGYKLIRLESELTDLSSSFLNPLRLQ from the coding sequence ATGGAGTCAACCGTCAAAAAGCCTGTGCTGCTTTTGTTGGCCTGCCTCACCATGACTTCTTGCATTATCCTCTTCAACAGAGCCTATAATAGCCCGTATCGTGTCGCCGCAAACAGGTATGCATGGTCACACTTGTTTGTATCGGGAAATACCACGGCCACACGCTCCAGGACGGTGCCACCGCAAATCTCTGTATGCCCGACGTCGACTCCTAGAAAGCACGTGCTGTTCATCGCCAAGGCCAGGACTGGCTCCACTTTCATTGGCGAGCTGTTTAATCAGAACCCGAACGTTTTCTACCTGTTCGAGCCGCTGCGAGTGGTTCCTGATATGGTGAAAATAGATGCAATACCGGAAATGTATCGCGGGGATATGTCGGCAGAATTACTGAACAGCTTCTACCATTGTGATTTCTTAACCTACTACGTGTATCAAATTCAAAGGTGGGGTCTTGCTATCTCTGAAAGCAAGGCTTTGCAGAAGATGTGTAAACGATATAAGCGGTGCACAAAAGTTTCGATTTCTGACCTCAAAGAGGAATGCTTAAAGTATGATGTCATGGTTATCAAAAGCATACGCGTTGAAGATCTGAACCATCTGATGCCGTTGCTCCACAAAGACTGTTTCGATTTCAAGGTGGTACTGCTCGCTCGCGACCCAAGGGCAGTCGCTTCATCCAGAAAATACTTCAAACATCGCAAGCGGGTGCAAGAAACATTGTACAAGCTCGCTATCGCCAAGCCTTTGAACGATACTACAACCCAACTTCACCCGGACAACGTGCACGACTACTGCAAGTGGCTTGGGCGGAACCTAGCTGTTTTCAGAAACGCCCCATCGTGGGCGAGGAGACGAATAGTCGTGCTACGATACGAGGACGTCGTGACGAACGTGACGCAGAAGGTTTTGGAACTTTACGAAACATTTGGAATTAAAGCAACCGAAAACGTACTGAAGTGGATCGCTAAAAATACTCAGAGTAAGGAGAATGCAAAGAGAGGATCCATGCAGACGAAAAGAAACTCGACCAGTACGGCGCTGGCCTGGAGGTCAGATTTAAGCATGGACGATGTAAAACTGGTTCAAAGCGCTTGCAGCGACGTTATGCAACAGCTTGGATACAAACTCATAAGGCTTGAGTCTGAACTCACGGACCTATCTTCCTCATTCTTAAATCCCCTGCGCTTGCAATAA